The proteins below come from a single Gossypium raimondii isolate GPD5lz chromosome 2, ASM2569854v1, whole genome shotgun sequence genomic window:
- the LOC105788885 gene encoding transcription factor MYB59 isoform X1: MKAEQEETRKGPWTEQEDAVLVNFVHLFGDRRWDFIAKVSGLNRTGKSCRLRWVNYLHPGLKREKMSLQEQRLVLELHAKWGNRWSRIARKLPGRTDNEIKNYWRTHMRKKAQEKKKAMPKSLSPSSSSSSSSSSITLSSSSSTTTTTTTTTTVDSLPFSGTGKVSFYDTGGPKMAALGDKSSTDFKDEKGYYSMDDIWKDIDMSEENMIKPLSHNYSEEGCNIFCPSMASPSLDYCWDSLWKMDDEDSKMFLPFSQSISCFEYGTSFFNKIG; the protein is encoded by the exons ATGAAAGCGGAGCAAGAGGAAACCCGGAAGGGACCGTGGACGGAGCAGGAGGACGCGGTTCTGGTGAACTTCGTGCACTTGTTCGGGGACCGGCGATGGGATTTTATAGCCAAAGTTTCAG GTTTGAACAGAACCGGGAAGAGTTGCAGGTTACGGTGGGTTAATTACCTTCACCCTGGTCTTAAAAGGGAAAAGATGTCTCTCCAAGAACAGCGCCTTGTCCTTGAACTTCATGCCAAATGGGGAAACAG GTGGTCAAGAATTGCTCGGAAATTACCAGGGCGTACTGACAACGAGATCAAGAACTACTGGAGGACTCATATGAGAAAAAAAgctcaagaaaagaaaaaggctaTGCCAAAGTCATtgtcaccatcatcatcatcatcatcatcatcatcatccatcactctttcttcatcatcatctacTACCACTACCACCACTACTACTACCACCGTGGATTCCTTGCCCTTCTCAGGCACTGGAAAGGTCAGTTTTTACGACACAGGAGGACCAAAAATGGCTGCTTTGGGAGACAAAAGCAGTACAGATTTCAAAGATGAAAAGGGGTACTATTCCATGGATGACATATGGAAGGATATTGACATGTCTGAAGAAAACATGATAAAGCCTTTGTCTCATAACTACAGTGAAGAAGGTTGCAACATTTTCTGCCCTTCAATGGCTTCTCCTTCATTGGATTATTGCTGGGATTCACTGTGGAAGATGGATGACGAAGACAGTAAGATGTTCCTCCCATTCAGTCAGTCCATTTCTTGCTTTGAATATGGGACATCTTTTTTTAACAAGATAGGCTag
- the LOC105788885 gene encoding transcription factor MYB48 isoform X2 encodes MGFYSQSFRFEGCGGRQTIGLNRTGKSCRLRWVNYLHPGLKREKMSLQEQRLVLELHAKWGNRWSRIARKLPGRTDNEIKNYWRTHMRKKAQEKKKAMPKSLSPSSSSSSSSSSITLSSSSSTTTTTTTTTTVDSLPFSGTGKVSFYDTGGPKMAALGDKSSTDFKDEKGYYSMDDIWKDIDMSEENMIKPLSHNYSEEGCNIFCPSMASPSLDYCWDSLWKMDDEDSKMFLPFSQSISCFEYGTSFFNKIG; translated from the exons ATGGGATTTTATAGCCAAAGTTTCAGGTTTGAAGGTTGTGGCGGGAGACAAACGATAG GTTTGAACAGAACCGGGAAGAGTTGCAGGTTACGGTGGGTTAATTACCTTCACCCTGGTCTTAAAAGGGAAAAGATGTCTCTCCAAGAACAGCGCCTTGTCCTTGAACTTCATGCCAAATGGGGAAACAG GTGGTCAAGAATTGCTCGGAAATTACCAGGGCGTACTGACAACGAGATCAAGAACTACTGGAGGACTCATATGAGAAAAAAAgctcaagaaaagaaaaaggctaTGCCAAAGTCATtgtcaccatcatcatcatcatcatcatcatcatcatccatcactctttcttcatcatcatctacTACCACTACCACCACTACTACTACCACCGTGGATTCCTTGCCCTTCTCAGGCACTGGAAAGGTCAGTTTTTACGACACAGGAGGACCAAAAATGGCTGCTTTGGGAGACAAAAGCAGTACAGATTTCAAAGATGAAAAGGGGTACTATTCCATGGATGACATATGGAAGGATATTGACATGTCTGAAGAAAACATGATAAAGCCTTTGTCTCATAACTACAGTGAAGAAGGTTGCAACATTTTCTGCCCTTCAATGGCTTCTCCTTCATTGGATTATTGCTGGGATTCACTGTGGAAGATGGATGACGAAGACAGTAAGATGTTCCTCCCATTCAGTCAGTCCATTTCTTGCTTTGAATATGGGACATCTTTTTTTAACAAGATAGGCTag
- the LOC105788887 gene encoding uncharacterized protein LOC105788887, protein MSRLLKLYLFAYNSLQAFGWTISLFRILSCFIATNSVNGAYASAGDLICLLQTCAFLEVVHGAIGIVPSGVLFPLMQWGGRTHFLLAIVRRIHEVQELPAVFITFFAWSLTEVIRYWHYALNISGGCPSWLTYLRYTLFIVLYPMGLAPGEMWLMYQALPYIKEKNLYGDFFTSVPFSYYNFVTVVLLIYPFLWLNLYLHLFKQRRSKLGKQHHKKKKI, encoded by the exons ATGTCTCGCCTGCTGAAGCTCTATCTCTTTGCTTACAACTCTCTCCAGGCTTTTGGCtg GACAATTTCTTTGTTCAGAATTTTGTCCTGTTTCATAGCCACCAACTCTGTCAATGGCGCCTATGCTTCTGCTGGAGACTTAATCT GTTTGTTACAAACTTGTGCGTTCTTGGAAGTTGTACATGGAGCAATAG GGATTGTTCCGAGTGGAGTGTTGTTTCCTCTGATGCAATGGGGTGGAAGAACACATTTCTTATTAGCAATTGTCCGCCGGATTCATGAG GTACAGGAATTACCTGCAGTTTTCATAACATTTTTTGCTTGGAGCCTAACCGAG GTAATCCGGTATTGGCATTATGCATTGAACATATCTGGCGGTTGTCCGTCTTGGCTCACCTACCTGAG GTACACTTTATTCATTGTGCTGTATCCTATGGGCCTTGCTCCGGGTGAAA TGTGGCTTATGTACCAAGCACTTCCATATATAAAGGAGAAGAACCTCTACGGGGATTTCTTCACTAGTGTTCCCTTTAGCTATTATAATTTTGTCACG GTTGTTCTTCTCATCTATCCATTCCTTTGGTTGAATCTTTACCTCCATTTATTTAAGCAGCGACGGTCAAAACTTGGTAAGCAACAccacaagaagaagaaaatttga
- the LOC105788886 gene encoding aquaporin TIP1-2, translated as MPISRIAVGSAAEAGQADALKAALAEFISMLIFVFAGEGSGMAFNKLTDNGSTTPAGLVAASVAHAFALFVAVSVGANISGGHVNPAVTFGAFVGGHITLVRSILYWIAQLLGSVVACLLLKFSTGGLTTSAFALSSGVGAWNAVVFEIVMTFGLVYTVYATAVDPKKGNIGIIAPIAIGFIVGANILAGGAFDGASMNPAVSFGPAVVSWTWDNHWVYWLGPFVGSAIAAIVYEVFFIAPDTHEQLPTSEF; from the exons atgcCGATTTCTCGCATTGCAGTAGGATCTGCAGCTGAGGCTGGCCAAGCTGATGCCCTCAAAGCAGCTTTAGCTGAGTTTATTTCAATgctcatttttgtttttgctggTGAAGGCTCGGGCATGGCTTTTA ACAAGCTCACTGACAATGGCTCTACAACACCGGCTGGCCTTGTAGCTGCATCGGTGGCCCATGCTTTCGCTCTGTTTGTGGCCGTTTCTGTCGGTGCTAACATCTCGGGTGGGCACGTAAACCCTGCCGTCACCTTCGGTGCCTTTGTTGGTGGCCACATTACCTTGGTCCGAAGTATTTTGTATTGGATTGCTCAGTTGCTCGGATCCGTTGTCGCTTGCTTGCTCCTCAAGTTTTCAACTGGTGGATTG ACAACATCTGCATTTGCCTTGTCATCCGGTGTGGGAGCATGGAACGCAGTGGTTTTCGAGATCGTGATGACCTTCGGTTTGGTTTACACGGTTTACGCCACCGCTGTTGACCCAAAGAAGGGTAACATTGGGATCATTGCACCCATTGCAATCGGTTTCATTGTGGGTGCCAACATCTTGGCTGGTGGTGCCTTTGATGGAGCTTCCATGAACCCTGCAGTCTCCTTTGGACCAGCCGTTGTCAGCTGGACATGGGACAACCACTGGGTCTACTGGCTCGGTCCCTTTGTCGGCTCTGCCATTGCAGCCATCGTCTATGAAGTCTTCTTCATCGCCCCCGACACACATGAGCAGCTGCCCACTTCAGAATTTTAA